One Paracoccaceae bacterium genomic region harbors:
- a CDS encoding copper resistance protein CopC — protein MFARIFLAVVALILAPCAALAHAQLRGAEPPSRAILDIAPPEVVLTFNEPVGPLAALWTMPDGTTAETAARAVGNRLIVTVPGDAARGTHVLSWRVVSADGHPLAGTHVFSIGAETAVIEAAAAQAAAQLAAAARAALTLSLAFGVGGLAAAALFRSSVPRAVRVGAWGVGPAALVLLAGQAADLAGGIATLGTPGAWRLLIHSPFLTAAVLAGGALAMAMAGSRGMAVAALCSAGLSFAVAGHAGTAAPWSAAVVALHAAMALFWSGTLCLLVTPGGRMAALAPFGRVAPPLVVILVASGAALSWVQLEPGLRGAGVLLATAYGQVLSAKLGLAAMILGLAALNRWRLAPSASQGQAGAFCWSLRTEIALMAMLLALTGAFRLTPPPRAMAEPVVVAHVHGRLSGGDLQILPGQPGVNRIQIAPHDPDFHPVHPKAVDLVFTHPGTGLGPVEVSGRSVGDGLWQADAILPAAGEWDVVVRILIDDFTLERLGTTIVLGVAE, from the coding sequence TTGTTTGCTCGCATTTTCCTGGCTGTGGTGGCGCTCATCCTCGCGCCATGCGCGGCGCTTGCCCATGCCCAGTTGCGCGGCGCCGAGCCACCGTCGCGCGCAATTCTCGACATCGCCCCCCCAGAGGTGGTGCTGACGTTCAACGAACCGGTCGGACCGCTGGCGGCGCTTTGGACGATGCCCGACGGGACGACCGCCGAAACCGCCGCGCGCGCAGTCGGAAACCGTCTGATCGTGACCGTGCCCGGGGATGCAGCGCGGGGCACGCATGTGCTGAGCTGGCGTGTTGTCTCGGCCGACGGGCATCCGCTGGCCGGCACACATGTCTTCTCGATCGGAGCGGAAACCGCCGTGATCGAGGCAGCCGCCGCTCAGGCGGCCGCGCAGCTTGCTGCGGCCGCGCGGGCGGCGCTGACGCTGTCACTGGCCTTCGGTGTCGGTGGGCTGGCGGCGGCGGCACTGTTCCGTTCGTCTGTGCCGAGGGCGGTCCGCGTGGGTGCCTGGGGCGTGGGCCCCGCTGCACTGGTGTTGCTGGCCGGGCAGGCGGCCGATCTGGCCGGGGGCATTGCGACGCTGGGCACGCCCGGGGCGTGGCGTTTGCTCATCCACTCGCCGTTCCTGACGGCGGCGGTCCTGGCGGGCGGGGCCCTTGCGATGGCGATGGCGGGGTCGCGCGGCATGGCGGTTGCGGCGCTGTGTTCCGCCGGCCTGTCCTTCGCGGTGGCGGGCCATGCCGGCACGGCTGCGCCGTGGTCGGCCGCTGTTGTGGCGTTGCATGCGGCGATGGCGCTGTTCTGGTCCGGCACGCTCTGCCTGTTGGTCACGCCGGGCGGGCGGATGGCCGCACTTGCACCCTTTGGCCGCGTCGCCCCGCCCCTGGTTGTGATACTGGTTGCGTCGGGTGCCGCGTTGTCTTGGGTGCAGCTGGAACCCGGGCTCCGCGGGGCGGGCGTGCTGCTGGCCACGGCCTATGGCCAGGTGCTTTCGGCAAAGCTGGGCCTTGCCGCAATGATCCTCGGGTTGGCCGCCCTGAACCGCTGGCGCCTTGCCCCTTCCGCGTCGCAGGGTCAGGCGGGGGCGTTCTGCTGGTCGCTGAGGACCGAGATCGCCCTGATGGCGATGCTGCTGGCGCTGACCGGCGCGTTCCGCCTGACCCCGCCGCCCCGCGCCATGGCCGAACCTGTGGTGGTTGCCCATGTCCACGGACGGCTTTCAGGGGGGGACCTGCAGATCCTGCCCGGTCAGCCGGGTGTCAACCGCATCCAGATCGCGCCGCATGATCCTGATTTCCATCCGGTTCATCCCAAGGCGGTGGATCTTGTCTTCACCCATCCCGGCACCGGACTCGGCCCGGTCGAGGTCTCCGGGCGCTCGGTCGGCGATGGGCTGTGGCAGGCCGATGCCATCCTGCCGGCCGCGGGCGAATGGGATGTCGTGGTGCGCATCCTGATCGACGACTTCACGCTGGAACGGCTGGGCACCACGATTGTCCTGGGCGTGGCCGAGTGA
- a CDS encoding DUF1775 domain-containing protein: MKTVICTMAALVLGAPAALAHATFENAEAAQNSTQRIVARIPHGCEGEATLRVRIQVPEGVISVKPMPKAGWTLSTVSGAYARSYTLYGSEVAEGVKEIVWEGELSDEHYDEFIFRGRFTDALPAGETLYIPIVQECATKAERWIEIPAAGQDGHDLPSPAPGIRIVPASN; encoded by the coding sequence ATGAAAACAGTCATCTGCACGATGGCCGCCCTGGTGCTGGGTGCACCGGCCGCCCTGGCCCACGCCACCTTCGAGAATGCCGAGGCGGCACAGAACTCGACCCAGCGGATCGTCGCCCGCATCCCGCATGGCTGCGAGGGCGAGGCCACGTTGCGCGTGCGCATCCAGGTCCCCGAGGGTGTGATCTCGGTAAAGCCGATGCCCAAGGCAGGCTGGACGTTGAGCACGGTCAGCGGCGCCTACGCGCGATCCTACACGCTTTACGGCAGCGAAGTCGCCGAAGGCGTCAAGGAAATCGTCTGGGAGGGCGAACTGTCCGACGAACACTACGACGAGTTCATCTTCCGCGGCCGGTTCACCGATGCCCTCCCGGCGGGCGAGACGCTGTATATCCCGATCGTGCAGGAATGCGCGACCAAGGCCGAACGCTGGATCGAGATACCGGCGGCTGGTCAGGATGGCCATGACCTGCCGAGCCCTGCACCGGGCATCCGGATCGTCCCCGCCAGCAACTGA